The following are encoded in a window of Platichthys flesus chromosome 11, fPlaFle2.1, whole genome shotgun sequence genomic DNA:
- the LOC133965413 gene encoding uncharacterized protein LOC133965413, with translation MLCPAVVSAAAVWLLLAVLGPGLSLPAEENAEQGFTRCSDCFYRQTPPRGASAGPLLHPLCHTLPGRQAFATLSKPACDTAVYSAFHLRHGWTEEEEGEELLSEEENNIKAAAPILLRGGRDPSPFVSDSPLQHWDSTVTTLVQSSISPQCSTLEGDLYILTGAGGLRAAEDGDEECQMGPLWSAVCCAGPEGKGGFSVGLIRETGGLDRQVSLKELEELLGVEEMFSEGCGGADVETVGFLVGLQGEGKPENVEKMDVDAPGDETRDTDVDSDTAGPDTEGETNRQDTKAENIRQDAEAEINRQDPEVETNRQDTEAVKNPDVQPEEAGEVLQETSADAVESTSSSDEHRDVRRSGAVTSESPDSSTDQETADDQETDTNSTSTLVYILSTAISILKAPLNPLISTVTNLPGQVTYVLQEDLGVLCALPGDTYSLLHLVTSDLLSWMGSAADLLLGVGETGVHSVYYCTSSMLGALYSNCHTGVTGVGTLAGDTVGVVGDAVDNAWWVTKFFGGRLWEHSECYVGTVATEMGDQAMAVGGGFGKLTWRSGNGVFNVFRLGGGLVMGIMDMLIGAVREASGQEEQTLS, from the exons ATGCTGTGTCCTGCTGTTGTCAGTGCAGCTGCTGTCTGGTTGCTACTGGCAGTGCTGGGCCCGGGCCTGTCTCTTCCAGCTGAGGAGAACGCCGAGCAGGGCTTCACCCGCTGCAGCGACTGCTTCTACAGACAGACGCCTCCCCGGGGAGCCTCTGCAGGGCCGCTGCTGCACCCACTCTGCCACACACTGCCTGGGAGACAGGCCTTTGCCACTCTGTCCAAACCAGCCTGTGACACAGCTGTCTACTCTGCCTTCCATCTCAGGCACGgatggacagaggaagaggagggcgagGAGCTCCTG TcagaagaggaaaacaacattaaagcAGCAGCACCAATTCTCCTCAGAGGAGGCAGGGATCCATCTCCTTTCGTCTCAGACTCCCCTCTGCAACACTGGGACTCAACGGTCACAACACTGGTTCAGTCAAGCATCAGTCCTCAGTGCAGCACTTTAGAGGGAGATCTCTACATCCTGACCGGGGCGGGGGGTCTCAGGGCGGCCGAAGATGGAGATGAGGAGTGTCAGATGGGCCCACTGTGGTCTGCAGTGTGCTGCGCGGGCCCAGAGGGGAAGGGTGGCTTCAGCGTGGGGTTaatcagagagacaggaggattAGACAGGCAAGTGAgcctgaaggagctggaggagctgctgggagTGGAAGAAATGTTCTCTGAAGGCTGTGGAGGAGCAGATGTGGAGACTGTTGGATTTCTTGTGGGTCTTCAGGGCGAGGGGAAGCCTGAAAATGTAGAGAAGATGGATGTAGATGCTCCTGGCGATGAGACGAGAGACACAGATGTGGATTCAGACACAGCTGGTCCAGACACTGAAGGGGAGACAAATCGTCAAGACACTAAAGCTGAGAATATTCGTCAAGACGCTGAAGCTGAGATAAACCGACAAGACCCTGAAGTTGAGACAAATCGACAAGACACTGAAGCTGTGAAAAATCCTGATGTTCAGCCAGAGGAAGCTGGTGAAGTTTTACAGGAAACTTCAGCAGATGCGGTGGAATCAACGAGCAGCAGTGACGAGCACAGGGATGTGAGGCGCTCGGGAGCCGTCACGTCAGAGTCTCCTGACTCCTCAACGGACCAAGAGACTGCGGACGATcaggagacagacacaaactccACCAGCACCCTGGTCTACATCCTCTCCACCGCCATTTCCATTCTCAAAGCTCCGCTGAACCCTCTGATCTCCACAGTCACAAACTTACCTGGACAG GTGACCTATGTCCTTCAGGAGGACCTCGGAGTTCTCTGTGCGTTGCCCGGAGACACCTACTCCCTGCTTCACCTTGTGACATCTGACCTCTTGTCCTGGATGGGCTCAGCTGCAGATCTGCTGCTGGGTGTTGGGGAAACCGGTGTCCACAGTGTCTACTACTGCACCTCATCCATGCTGGGAGCTCTGTACAGTAACTGCCACACTGGCGTCACTGGCGTGGGGACCCTGGCCGGGGACACGGTGGGGGTAGTTGGCGACGCGGTGGATAATGCTTGGTGGGTGACTAAGTTCTTTGGAGGGCGGCTGTGGGAGCACAGCGAATGTTATGTGGGCACAGTGGCGACAGAGATGGGCGATCAGGCCATGGCTGTGGGTGGAGGGTTTGGGAAGCTGACATGGAGAAGTGGAAACGGAGTGTTTAATGTGTTTAGGCTGGGAGGGGGTTTGGTAATGGGGATTATGGATATGCTCATTGGTGCAGTGAGAGAGGCGTCTGGGCAGGAGGAACAAACCTTGTCATAG
- the ino80e gene encoding INO80 complex subunit E isoform X1, which yields MSHRPTQTREMNGQADVEVDYKRKYKNLKRKLKFLVYEQECFQEELRRAQRKLLKVSRDKSFLLDRLLQYERVDEDSSDSEATVSSENSDAEGPRERERERERDGVKKRRSSPGACLPSSSSPHLSLLSRAGVNPLQSSGSGPYLNTVVAPMAANYPSAPAAPATASGPFSWVPRQMLSGDAAEEEGDSDLDSDRGDEDRGEGDEAELVIDIPNE from the exons ATGTCGCACAGACCAACTCAAACTAgag AAATGAACGGCCAAGCGGACGTCGAGGTTGACTACAAGCGGAAATACAAAAATCTGAAGAGGAAATTAAAGTTTCTggtttat GAACAGGAGTGTTTTCAGGAGGAGCTAAGGAGAGCTCAGAGGAAACTCCTCAAAGTTTCCAGAGACAAGAG CTTCCTTCTGGACAGACTGCTGCAGTATGAGAGGGTAGATGAAGACTCCTCAG ATTCAGAGGCAACAGTTTCTTCAGAGAACAGTGACGCAGAAgggcccagagagagagaaagagagagggaacgagACGGGGTTAAAAA GCGGAGAAGCAGTCCTGGGGCGtgtcttccttcctcctcctctcctcatctctccctgCTGTCCCGCGCCGGTGTTAATCCCCTGCAGTCATCAGGCTCTGGACCATACCTCAACACT GTCGTTGCCCCAATGGCAGCTAATTACCCATCAGCCCCTGCGGCCCCTGCAACAGCCAGTGGCCCCTTCAGCTGGGTTCCCAGACAGATGCTCAGTGGAGATGCAGCTGAGGAAGAGGGGGACAGTGACTTGGACAGCGACCGAGGAGATGAAGACAGGGGGGAGGGAGACGAGGCTGAGTTAGTAATTGACATcccaaatgaatga
- the ino80e gene encoding INO80 complex subunit E isoform X2 codes for MSHRPTQTREMNGQADVEVDYKRKYKNLKRKLKFLVYEQECFQEELRRAQRKLLKVSRDKSFLLDRLLQYERVDEDSSDSEATVSSENSDAEGPRERERERERDGVKKRRSSPGACLPSSSSPHLSLLSRAGVNPLQSSGSGPYLNTMPFPPEYLAPPAERMKKERKTKAPKNKREPTGKVVAPMAANYPSAPAAPATASGPFSWVPRQMLSGDAAEEEGDSDLDSDRGDEDRGEGDEAELVIDIPNE; via the exons ATGTCGCACAGACCAACTCAAACTAgag AAATGAACGGCCAAGCGGACGTCGAGGTTGACTACAAGCGGAAATACAAAAATCTGAAGAGGAAATTAAAGTTTCTggtttat GAACAGGAGTGTTTTCAGGAGGAGCTAAGGAGAGCTCAGAGGAAACTCCTCAAAGTTTCCAGAGACAAGAG CTTCCTTCTGGACAGACTGCTGCAGTATGAGAGGGTAGATGAAGACTCCTCAG ATTCAGAGGCAACAGTTTCTTCAGAGAACAGTGACGCAGAAgggcccagagagagagaaagagagagggaacgagACGGGGTTAAAAA GCGGAGAAGCAGTCCTGGGGCGtgtcttccttcctcctcctctcctcatctctccctgCTGTCCCGCGCCGGTGTTAATCCCCTGCAGTCATCAGGCTCTGGACCATACCTCAACACT ATGCCCTTCCCACCAGAGTATTTGGCTCCTCCAGCTGAACgaatgaagaaagagagaaaaacaaaggcgCCAAAAAACAAGAGAGAGCCTACGGGGAAG GTCGTTGCCCCAATGGCAGCTAATTACCCATCAGCCCCTGCGGCCCCTGCAACAGCCAGTGGCCCCTTCAGCTGGGTTCCCAGACAGATGCTCAGTGGAGATGCAGCTGAGGAAGAGGGGGACAGTGACTTGGACAGCGACCGAGGAGATGAAGACAGGGGGGAGGGAGACGAGGCTGAGTTAGTAATTGACATcccaaatgaatga